In Micromonospora sp. LH3U1, one genomic interval encodes:
- a CDS encoding alpha/beta hydrolase family esterase encodes MRRTVAVLTGLCLIVVAAACGERGQPSSAPPATPSASSERPAPGDHLLTLEHNGADRTYLLHASPGYDPNRSSALVIALHFYPGSGASMQELAGLDAKADKDNVLVAYPDGVGGGFNALICCGSQDDVGFLTALTDHLVQTWRADPNRVFLTGISNGGDMSFRAAVEGAGKFAAIGVVSGGYSGTLTTAESFVPKSPVSVITFIGGQDRYASTFQTGMQTWQQRLNCRPSPKASGAPGVTRTLASCADGSEVSVYTIPDMGHSWPGATSGQLAASAAGVSATDLMWEFFAAHPRRA; translated from the coding sequence ATGCGGCGGACGGTGGCAGTGTTGACGGGGCTCTGCCTCATTGTCGTGGCTGCGGCCTGTGGTGAGCGGGGGCAACCCTCGTCGGCCCCGCCGGCCACACCGTCGGCGTCGAGCGAACGCCCGGCGCCGGGCGACCATCTGCTCACTCTGGAGCACAACGGGGCGGACCGCACCTACCTGTTGCACGCATCGCCCGGGTACGACCCGAACCGGTCGTCCGCCCTGGTCATCGCGCTGCACTTCTACCCCGGATCCGGCGCCTCGATGCAAGAGTTGGCGGGCCTGGACGCGAAGGCCGACAAGGACAACGTGCTGGTCGCCTACCCCGACGGGGTGGGCGGCGGCTTCAACGCGCTGATCTGCTGCGGCAGTCAGGACGACGTCGGCTTCCTCACCGCCCTCACCGACCACCTGGTGCAGACCTGGCGTGCGGACCCCAACCGGGTCTTCCTCACCGGCATCTCGAACGGCGGCGACATGAGCTTCCGGGCGGCGGTCGAGGGCGCGGGTAAGTTCGCCGCGATCGGGGTCGTCAGTGGCGGTTACAGCGGAACACTGACCACCGCTGAGAGCTTCGTGCCGAAGAGCCCGGTCTCCGTGATCACCTTCATTGGTGGCCAGGACCGGTACGCCTCGACCTTCCAAACCGGCATGCAGACCTGGCAGCAGCGGCTCAACTGCCGGCCGAGCCCGAAGGCGTCCGGGGCGCCGGGGGTGACCCGGACACTGGCGAGTTGCGCGGACGGCAGCGAGGTCAGCGTCTACACCATTCCCGACATGGGCCACAGCTGGCCGGGGGCGACGTCCGGTCAGCTCGCCGCATCCGCCGCGGGTGTGTCGGCCACCGACCTGATGTGGGAGTTCTTCGCCGCGCACCCCCGGCGGGCCTGA
- the nudC gene encoding NAD(+) diphosphatase yields MTDPTTAAPPGGSAFAAAADGFLPGADRSRPPAAGDLALPVTGAKLLGSADGRPLRVADLPADTDWVPLGTLDGIPAWATDLATADALPDRALGWASLGWASLAAEVPEPYATLAGRALAVITWRRTHRWCGACRGELTDLPGETARRCADCGLYVPMQLSAAVLVAITRPSPTGRADELLLVRHATGPTGLWALVAGFVEAGETLEAAVHREVGEEVGLAVDRLVYFGSQPWAISGPGVLLAGFTARAADPHAEPVVDGEELTQAQWFGLDALPAELPPAYSISRWLIDATVTAGRR; encoded by the coding sequence GTGACCGACCCGACGACCGCCGCACCACCTGGCGGGTCCGCGTTCGCCGCAGCAGCCGACGGATTCCTGCCGGGGGCCGACCGGAGCCGGCCGCCTGCCGCTGGGGACCTGGCCCTGCCGGTGACCGGCGCGAAGCTGTTGGGCAGCGCCGACGGCCGGCCGCTCCGCGTCGCCGACCTGCCCGCCGACACCGACTGGGTGCCGCTGGGCACCCTCGACGGCATCCCCGCGTGGGCCACCGACCTGGCCACCGCCGACGCCCTCCCCGACCGGGCACTCGGATGGGCGTCGCTCGGCTGGGCGTCGCTCGCCGCCGAGGTGCCGGAACCGTACGCCACACTCGCCGGCCGGGCGTTGGCGGTGATCACGTGGCGGCGTACCCACCGGTGGTGCGGCGCCTGCCGGGGCGAGCTGACCGACCTGCCCGGCGAGACCGCCCGGCGGTGCGCCGACTGCGGCCTGTACGTGCCGATGCAGCTCTCTGCCGCGGTGCTGGTGGCGATCACCCGGCCCAGCCCGACCGGTCGCGCCGACGAGCTGCTGCTGGTCCGGCACGCCACCGGGCCGACCGGGCTGTGGGCACTGGTGGCCGGCTTCGTCGAGGCCGGCGAGACACTGGAGGCGGCGGTGCACCGGGAGGTTGGCGAGGAGGTCGGGCTGGCCGTCGACCGGCTGGTCTACTTCGGCAGCCAGCCGTGGGCGATCTCCGGCCCGGGAGTGCTGCTCGCCGGCTTCACCGCCCGTGCAGCAGACCCGCACGCCGAGCCGGTGGTCGATGGCGAGGAGCTGACCCAGGCTCAGTGGTTCGGCTTGGATGCGCTGCCGGCGGAACTGCCGCCCGCGTACTCCATCTCGCGCTGGCTGATCGACGCGACGGTGACCGCCGGGCGGCGCTGA
- a CDS encoding FtsB family cell division protein — MQQRRTPGGQRPARRPGQSGRPGGGRATRGSVREAGVRAEPRGAAGRAPGAARGAEGVRSANRPAAARRTAAGGGVKRLAAPHPRRFTGRATVLFAVLIALALAYTYPVRVYLDQQADIERMEAAQAVQEAEIAKLETEAANWKDKAYIETKARERFFMGRPGEKIMVVLHDPEGAARDAGKSAGSAAPTGPVTWYDTLWSSVQAADSQQPGK, encoded by the coding sequence ATGCAGCAGCGCCGCACACCGGGTGGTCAGCGTCCCGCCCGCCGGCCGGGTCAGTCCGGTCGGCCGGGTGGTGGCCGGGCCACCCGGGGATCGGTCCGGGAGGCCGGCGTACGCGCCGAACCGCGCGGTGCCGCTGGTCGGGCGCCGGGCGCGGCCCGGGGCGCCGAGGGCGTCCGCTCCGCGAATCGTCCGGCCGCCGCTCGGCGTACCGCTGCCGGTGGTGGCGTCAAACGGCTCGCCGCACCCCATCCCCGTCGCTTCACCGGCCGCGCCACCGTGCTGTTCGCGGTCCTGATCGCGCTCGCCCTGGCCTACACCTACCCGGTCCGCGTCTACCTGGACCAGCAGGCCGACATCGAGCGGATGGAAGCGGCCCAGGCGGTGCAGGAGGCGGAGATCGCCAAGCTCGAGACCGAGGCCGCCAACTGGAAGGACAAGGCGTACATCGAGACCAAGGCTCGGGAGCGGTTCTTCATGGGCCGGCCGGGCGAGAAGATCATGGTGGTGCTGCACGACCCGGAGGGCGCCGCCCGGGACGCCGGGAAGTCGGCCGGTTCGGCCGCCCCGACCGGGCCGGTGACCTGGTACGACACGCTCTGGTCGAGCGTGCAGGCGGCGGACAGCCAGCAGCCGGGCAAGTGA
- the eno gene encoding phosphopyruvate hydratase yields MATIEGIVAREILDSRGNPTVEVEVGLDDGTVARAAVPSGASTGAFEAVELRDGDADRYQGKGVEKAVSNVEDKIVDQIIGYEASEQRLIDQKMIDIDGTDSKSELGANAILGVSLAVAKAAAGSAELSLFRYLGGPNAHLLPVPMMNILNGGAHADSNVDIQEFMIAPIGAPTFRDALRSGAEVYHALKSVLKKKGLSTGLGDEGGFAPNLPTNAAALDLIAEAVEKAGYRLGTDIVFALDVAATEFFDNGTYTFEGAAKSAEEMSTYYTKLADEYPIVSIEDPLAEDDWSGWQTLTASIGDRVQIVGDDLFVTNPQRIARGIAEKAANAVLVKVNQIGSLTETLDAVDLAHRAGFKCMMSHRSGETEDTTIADLAVATGCGQIKTGAPARSDRVAKYNQLLRIEEELADAARYAGAGAFPRYRSS; encoded by the coding sequence GTGGCAACCATCGAGGGAATCGTCGCCAGGGAGATTCTCGACTCGCGGGGCAACCCGACGGTCGAGGTCGAGGTCGGTCTGGACGACGGCACGGTGGCCCGCGCCGCCGTGCCCTCCGGCGCCTCCACCGGCGCCTTCGAGGCGGTCGAGCTGCGCGACGGTGACGCCGACCGCTACCAGGGCAAGGGCGTGGAGAAGGCGGTCTCCAACGTCGAAGACAAGATCGTCGACCAGATCATCGGGTACGAGGCCAGCGAGCAGCGGCTGATCGACCAGAAGATGATCGACATCGACGGCACCGACAGCAAGTCGGAGCTGGGCGCGAACGCCATCCTCGGGGTCTCCCTGGCGGTGGCGAAGGCCGCTGCCGGCAGCGCCGAGCTGAGCCTCTTCCGTTACCTGGGTGGCCCGAACGCGCACCTCCTGCCGGTGCCGATGATGAACATCCTCAACGGCGGCGCGCACGCAGACTCGAACGTCGACATCCAGGAGTTCATGATCGCGCCGATCGGCGCGCCGACCTTCCGTGATGCGCTGCGCTCGGGCGCGGAGGTCTACCACGCGCTCAAGTCGGTGCTGAAGAAGAAGGGCCTGTCGACCGGGCTCGGCGACGAGGGTGGCTTCGCGCCGAACCTGCCGACCAACGCGGCGGCCCTGGACCTGATCGCCGAGGCGGTCGAGAAGGCCGGTTACCGGCTCGGCACCGACATCGTGTTCGCGCTCGACGTGGCGGCCACGGAGTTCTTCGACAACGGCACCTACACCTTCGAGGGTGCCGCGAAGTCCGCCGAGGAGATGAGCACCTACTACACGAAGCTGGCCGACGAGTACCCGATCGTGTCGATCGAGGACCCGCTGGCGGAGGACGACTGGAGCGGCTGGCAGACGCTGACCGCCTCGATCGGCGACCGGGTGCAGATCGTCGGTGACGACCTGTTCGTGACCAACCCGCAGCGCATCGCCCGCGGTATCGCGGAGAAGGCGGCGAACGCGGTTCTGGTCAAGGTCAACCAGATCGGCTCGCTGACCGAGACCCTGGACGCGGTGGACCTGGCCCACCGGGCCGGCTTCAAGTGCATGATGAGCCACCGTTCCGGCGAGACCGAGGACACCACCATCGCCGACCTGGCGGTCGCCACCGGCTGTGGCCAGATCAAGACCGGCGCGCCGGCCCGCTCGGACCGCGTCGCCAAGTACAACCAGCTGCTCCGGATCGAGGAGGAGTTGGCCGACGCGGCGCGCTACGCCGGCGCCGGCGCGTTCCCACGCTACCGTTCGTCCTAA
- a CDS encoding DUF501 domain-containing protein: MTVVPPSESAADSVPLPQREPATEADLAAVAAQLGRTPRGTRAVAHRCPCGLPDAVETTPRLADGTPFPTLYYLTCPRATAACSRLESAGLMKDMADRLTTDPELAARYRAAHEDYLARREAIGEVPEIAGISAGGMPGRVKCLHVHLGHALGAGPGVNPFGDETLELVEPWWTAGPCVDVPAAE, from the coding sequence GTGACTGTCGTACCACCGTCCGAGTCGGCGGCGGATTCCGTACCCCTGCCGCAGCGTGAGCCAGCCACCGAGGCCGACCTGGCCGCGGTGGCCGCGCAGCTCGGCCGGACGCCCCGTGGCACTCGGGCGGTTGCCCACCGATGCCCGTGCGGCCTTCCGGACGCGGTGGAGACAACTCCCCGCCTCGCCGACGGCACACCCTTTCCGACGCTGTACTACCTGACCTGCCCCCGGGCCACCGCGGCGTGCAGCCGGCTGGAGTCGGCGGGGCTGATGAAGGACATGGCGGACCGGCTGACGACGGATCCCGAATTGGCCGCCCGTTACCGTGCCGCGCACGAGGACTACCTCGCCCGCCGGGAGGCGATCGGCGAGGTGCCGGAGATCGCCGGCATCTCCGCCGGCGGCATGCCGGGCCGGGTGAAGTGCCTGCACGTGCACCTGGGGCACGCGCTGGGCGCCGGCCCCGGGGTCAACCCGTTCGGCGACGAGACGTTGGAGCTGGTCGAGCCCTGGTGGACGGCTGGCCCGTGCGTGGACGTGCCGGCGGCCGAATGA
- a CDS encoding amino-acid N-acetyltransferase, which produces MSAQAESSAPESQILVRRARTGDVRGIRRLVDTYTDDRRLLSKATVTLYEQVQEFRVAVRPEDGAVVGCGALHVMWEDLAEIRTVAVDPSCRGRRIGHRLVGELIDAARELGVARIFVLTFETQFFGAFGFREIDGAPVPQPVYEQLLRSYDEGVAEFLDLERVKPNTLGNTRMLLRL; this is translated from the coding sequence ATGAGCGCGCAGGCAGAGTCCTCGGCACCCGAGAGTCAGATCCTGGTGCGGCGGGCCCGCACCGGGGATGTGCGGGGCATCCGGCGGCTGGTCGACACCTACACCGACGATCGGCGGCTGCTGAGCAAGGCCACCGTCACCCTCTATGAGCAGGTGCAGGAGTTCCGGGTGGCGGTCCGCCCCGAGGACGGCGCCGTGGTGGGCTGCGGCGCGCTGCACGTGATGTGGGAGGACCTGGCCGAGATCCGTACGGTCGCCGTGGACCCGTCCTGTCGGGGCCGGCGGATCGGGCACCGGCTGGTCGGCGAGCTGATCGACGCTGCCCGGGAGTTGGGCGTGGCGCGGATCTTCGTGCTCACCTTCGAGACGCAGTTCTTCGGCGCGTTCGGCTTCCGGGAGATCGACGGTGCACCGGTGCCGCAACCGGTGTACGAGCAGCTGCTGCGCTCGTACGACGAAGGTGTTGCCGAGTTTCTGGACCTGGAGAGGGTCAAGCCGAACACGTTGGGCAACACCCGGATGTTGCTGCGCCTGTAG